One Variibacter gotjawalensis genomic window, AAGCGCGTCCATTGCTCATCGATGAGTACACCGTATGTGTGGAAGTCTTCGTAGAGCGAACCGGCTTTGACCGATACGCGCTTATGAACAGTCGACGACTTCTTTGGCTCTTTGCGATCCCATACGTGAACGGACGCGGTGTACCGTTCGGGCGCGTGTCCGTAGTGCTCGACAACATCGATCTCCGAAGTATGCGTCGAGCGGTCAATACCGATCAACCAAAATGCCGGCCATAAACCTTTTCCGGCTGGAAATTTTGCCCTTACTTCAAAGTATCCGTACTTTTGCGAAAACCCATTTCCGGCCCGATCGACGGACGCTAGAAGGCCACTCTCCCATTTTCCGCTTTCGTTGCGCCGCGCTTCTATGCGCAGAATTCCATCTTTCGTCGTGAAGGGAAAACCCTCGCGCGGATTGACGAATTTTGCGTCCCCAAAATCGCCATTCCATGGCGTATGAGCGATCCATCGCGTACCCGGCCCCCATGGCGAAACACTAAGAGAATCGAACTGTTCGTCGAACGCAATCTCGTATTTGGCCAAGTCGAGCGCTGCATCGGCCCTCATCGAAACAGTCGTCGCGACAACGAAGGCGCATCCTAAGAGCATCTTCTTCATGATCATTCTCGCGTGCTACTTAATAAACCCAGATGCCCCAGTTTAATTTAGCACAGGACGATCGATTACAATTGCATTCGATTTGCGCAAGCATGCACCGTTTCTAAGCGCGGAGAAAACCGCGAAGCGAAGTATGTTACGAGCCGAACCCGGGATCACGAATGCTCGCACGCTTCCTCAAAGGATCTGTTTTCGGCGCACTCGCCGGCGCGGCGATCGCACTCGGCAGTTTCGCAAGCGGCGTCGTAATTGCGCGCTTACTTGGCGTGACGCAAACCGGACACGTCGCTTACGTCGTTTGGCTTGCGTTGCTTGTTGCGCCCATTATCGATCTCGGTTTCGCTGCGACTGTGGGGCGCTACATTCCCGCTTTGCGAGGAGCCGATGATGGCGAGCAGGTCCACGCAATCACGGGCTATCTCGCGCGACGGCTGGTCGCTGCATGCTGCCTATTTGTGGCCGCGGCGATCATTCTTCTTCTAATACTTGCCGACATCAATCGCCTCTCCGTCGCGGCGCCTCTCGCGATTGCAGGCGGCGCCGTTGTCGTCGCGCAGACTCTGGGTGCGTTCGCATACGCGTACTTCCGCGGAATTGTTTTCACGGAACGCGCGGCGCAATTTGCCATAGCGTCTTTCGCGCTCCAGTTCCTAGCAGTGGCAGGCGGAAGCTACGCATTTGGAGCAGTCGGCGCGGTCGGCAGCTACGCGGTCGCCATGGTGCTACCTGCTATCTTCGCGCTTTTTCTCACGGCGAAGTGGGGAACGGTCCCGCCGGATATGCGCAAGCGCATGCGGCGATACGCTTTGTTTGCTTGGGGCAGCAATATCGCGGGCGCATTGGTTTGGTCACGCGTTGAAGTATTCTTCCTCGAACGCTATTGGGGTCTCGACTCCGTCGGTCTTTTCGCTATTGCGCTGGCCCTCTCGGCGCTTGCGGCGCAAGGCCCAACACTCATGGCAAACGGCGTCCTCGCCTTCATGGCAGAGAAGCATGGCCGGAAAGACCAGGCGGGCGTCGGTGCGGCCTACTCCGCTGGCACACGCGCGATTGCGCTCATCGCGTTCCCGCTCTGCCTCAGTATGGTCGCTGCCATTCCGATTTTGTTGCCAGCCATTTATGGCAAAGCATTTACCGGGGCCGTGCCGGCCGCGATGATCATCGTCGCGGCAGCCGCGATTACGGTTCCGTCGATCATCGCAACCAACTTGGTCCAAGCCGCCGAGCGCAACGATTTCATTTTCGGCAGCTCGCTCGTGGGCGCTGCGGTTTCGATGCTTTGCGGCATCTTGCTGATCCCCCGATACGGTCTCGTCGGTGCCGCTCTATCACGAGCCGCCGTACAACTCGCACTCGTCGCTATCGGCGCAGTCTTCATTCATCGCGCGTTGGGATTTGCATTTCCAATACTCGCGCTCGTTCGAACCTTCGTTGCGGCACTCTTATCGTCGCTTGTGATCGCCGGATGCCTTTTGGCGACTGGTACGATCCTCGTTCTCGTCGCCGCGATTCCCCTCGCTATAGCGAGTTATCCGTTAACTCTGCGGCTGCTCGGCGTAGTGTCGTCGTCCGACGCAGCGCTGATGGCAAACGGCATCGCGCTTCTGCCGTCACAGCTGCGTCCGCTCTGTCATCGCGTCGTCCAATTTGTAGTCAGTTCGTCTAACGATGACGGATCTGATTTTCATGGCAAAGCCAGCCCACCATCACCTGCGTGAGGAGACACTCTTGCGTACTGCTACATCAATCGCGGCACTTCTCCTCTTCAGCACGATCGCCCCGGCCCTCGCCGACGGATATGTGCTGGGGCCACAGGATCGCGTGCGCATCAAGGTGATCGAGTGGCGCGCCGGCAAGAGCGAGTATCAAGAGTGGACTGCTCTCGGTGCCGACTACGCGGTCAACGCTGCTGGTCGTCTCTCACTTCCGCTCGTTGGCGAGATCGCGGCGGAAGGGAATACGACGGAACAGCTCGCGCAAACAATTGCCATTGAACTTCAGAAGCGGGCTGGCCTTATCAACCGGCCGGACGCTTCTGTTGAGGTTGTCCAGTATCGGCCGATCTATTTGCTCGGCAGCGTCGAGAAGCCCGGTGAATACGCTTATCGCCCCGGCCTCACAGTCCTCCAAGCAATCGGCGTCGCTGGCGGATTCTATCGGCCGAACGAAGGCGGCCTGCTGCGGCTCGAGCGCGACCGCATCGCTGCCGGTGGCAACTACGAGGCCGCTCGACTCGAGCTGAGGCGCACGATCGCGCGGCGCGCGCGCTTCGAAGCAGAACTTGCGGACGCCACAGCAATCGCGGTGCCGGAAGAGCTCGCCAAGGACGACCAAGCAGCGGGGCTGCTGCGCGAAGAGAGCGGCATCATGGCGGCGCGCTACGAAGCGCTTCGTTCGTCCCTGACCGCGATCGCCGAATTGCGCGATCTTTACAGCAAAGAAATCGCGCAGTTGGAGACAAAGAAGACAACGCAAGAACGGCAGATCGCTCTTTCCAAGCGCGAACTGAAAAACGTCTCGTCGCTGATGGAAAAAGGCCTGACTGTCTCGTCACGCGAGTTTACGCTCGAGAGGATTGTTTCCGAACTCGAAGGAAAACTGCTTGATATCGAATCGGCCACTACCCGCGCGCGCCAAGAACTGCGCAAACTCGAGCGCGATGCTGCCGATCTCGTCAAGGATCGGAAGGCCAAGACGGCGTCTGATTTGCGCGAAACGCGCGCGTCGATCGAATTGCTGACCGCGAAACTCGCCACCAACGCGTCCCTCGTTACCGAGGCGAGCGTAGTCGCCCCGCGTTTGGCGCTTGAACGCTCGTCCGCGAGCCTGCAAACGCCAGCA contains:
- a CDS encoding polysaccharide biosynthesis C-terminal domain-containing protein; this encodes MLARFLKGSVFGALAGAAIALGSFASGVVIARLLGVTQTGHVAYVVWLALLVAPIIDLGFAATVGRYIPALRGADDGEQVHAITGYLARRLVAACCLFVAAAIILLLILADINRLSVAAPLAIAGGAVVVAQTLGAFAYAYFRGIVFTERAAQFAIASFALQFLAVAGGSYAFGAVGAVGSYAVAMVLPAIFALFLTAKWGTVPPDMRKRMRRYALFAWGSNIAGALVWSRVEVFFLERYWGLDSVGLFAIALALSALAAQGPTLMANGVLAFMAEKHGRKDQAGVGAAYSAGTRAIALIAFPLCLSMVAAIPILLPAIYGKAFTGAVPAAMIIVAAAAITVPSIIATNLVQAAERNDFIFGSSLVGAAVSMLCGILLIPRYGLVGAALSRAAVQLALVAIGAVFIHRALGFAFPILALVRTFVAALLSSLVIAGCLLATGTILVLVAAIPLAIASYPLTLRLLGVVSSSDAALMANGIALLPSQLRPLCHRVVQFVVSSSNDDGSDFHGKASPPSPA
- a CDS encoding polysaccharide biosynthesis/export family protein; its protein translation is MAKPAHHHLREETLLRTATSIAALLLFSTIAPALADGYVLGPQDRVRIKVIEWRAGKSEYQEWTALGADYAVNAAGRLSLPLVGEIAAEGNTTEQLAQTIAIELQKRAGLINRPDASVEVVQYRPIYLLGSVEKPGEYAYRPGLTVLQAIGVAGGFYRPNEGGLLRLERDRIAAGGNYEAARLELRRTIARRARFEAELADATAIAVPEELAKDDQAAGLLREESGIMAARYEALRSSLTAIAELRDLYSKEIAQLETKKTTQERQIALSKRELKNVSSLMEKGLTVSSREFTLERIVSELEGKLLDIESATTRARQELRKLERDAADLVKDRKAKTASDLRETRASIELLTAKLATNASLVTEASVVAPRLALERSSASLQTPAFSVTRRTGGKVVQTAVTETSVVEPGDVIRVEMGGVAPAAPGERAATDGAPFNTATINPEPVSRPQ
- a CDS encoding glycoside hydrolase family 16 protein, giving the protein MKKMLLGCAFVVATTVSMRADAALDLAKYEIAFDEQFDSLSVSPWGPGTRWIAHTPWNGDFGDAKFVNPREGFPFTTKDGILRIEARRNESGKWESGLLASVDRAGNGFSQKYGYFEVRAKFPAGKGLWPAFWLIGIDRSTHTSEIDVVEHYGHAPERYTASVHVWDRKEPKKSSTVHKRVSVKAGSLYEDFHTYGVLIDEQWTRFFFDRQEVWRNPTPEQHRQPMYVLVNLGLGAGWPLDEAPHSAEMLVDYVRVWRAKP